A single Leptolyngbya ohadii IS1 DNA region contains:
- a CDS encoding bifunctional diguanylate cyclase/phosphodiesterase, whose amino-acid sequence MSEIGSDQEHLLHSITSRIRQSLKLEEILTTAVQELGSFLKVDRVKVYRFDADGSGVVVAESIAEKRLPSLLGLRFPAGDIPPEARELFLKTRQRVIVDVVAQRKMLAALDCGETGIPLPAADLRYAPVDPCHIQYLLTMGVLASLVMPILHQNQLWGLVAVHNATPHHFSQRELEIVQLLIDQLSIAIAQSTLLQRVQQQASRESTLNRISSLLHCPLNQSRIRQLVLEETVRALEGSGGRLYLVADPGSTPAQRYIIGEQPTDPFIEESSGWQQLFGYQHSGGGEPIVPQSIGATWEQAGQLPMSLSITQPPVEKAAIEKTARESRRLRKRKKKGDKSDSCFPDEFGNKFGDSFGDKFTKDFGDSFRSKKVDAAGHHLGQKDLIEQEGLLSAHIFTDLFENPQFQSLAAAFESTPIRSVLVISLENHHQRIGWLTVFRNGYDTEILWAGKHCKDRRNQLPRLSFEAWCELKTDQSSAWQPEIVQLAQTIGIHLYMATMQKWVEGLLRHEASHDRLTRLPNRLLFDEQLSLALVTARQQGETLAVTFLDLDRFKTVNDTLGHAAGDQLLQQVTERLQSCVRQCDTISRWGGDEFTLLFPHLGSLEDMNKLAQRILDALSAPFNLEDQELYVSASLGIALFPYDGEDVDTLLKNADTAMYRAKQQGRNNYQLYCPEMNTQARERLGLETDLRKAIGLLLRDVPQHRAIAKDEFLLYYQPQIDIQTGEITSMEALIRWQHPQLGLVPPDQFIPLAEETGLIGAIGKWVMETACRQHRIWRDAGLPPIRIAVNLSADQFQHSLVQTIVQILQETQVEPQYLELEITESMAMQNVTFTISVLKELRDMGIQIAMDDFGTGYSSLNCIKHLPLHTLKIDRSFVQDLTTDPSDAAIARAVIALGQGLKLKIVAEGVETAEQLEFLRVLGCDVAQGYLFSKPLPADQVMDFVLNPPRSLLCDRPSANAPTDPDSTAELPAITPAPTDPFAECRKVCHHVRTLELVLQALERRNLEGK is encoded by the coding sequence ATGTCTGAAATTGGTTCGGATCAAGAGCATTTATTGCATTCCATTACAAGTCGGATTCGTCAGTCGCTCAAGCTAGAAGAAATTTTGACCACGGCTGTCCAGGAGCTAGGGAGCTTTCTGAAGGTCGATCGCGTTAAGGTCTATCGCTTTGATGCAGATGGCAGCGGCGTTGTGGTGGCAGAATCGATCGCAGAAAAACGGTTGCCTTCCCTGCTGGGACTGCGATTTCCAGCGGGGGATATTCCGCCCGAAGCCCGTGAACTGTTCCTCAAAACGCGCCAGCGGGTAATTGTGGATGTGGTGGCTCAGCGCAAAATGCTGGCAGCCCTAGACTGTGGAGAAACAGGAATTCCGCTTCCAGCTGCCGATCTGCGCTATGCTCCGGTTGATCCCTGCCATATTCAGTATTTGCTGACAATGGGTGTTTTGGCGTCCTTGGTGATGCCAATTCTGCATCAAAATCAGCTCTGGGGGCTGGTTGCTGTCCATAACGCGACGCCGCATCACTTTTCCCAGCGGGAACTGGAAATTGTACAGCTCTTGATTGACCAGCTCTCGATCGCCATTGCCCAATCCACGCTGCTCCAGCGCGTTCAGCAGCAGGCATCCCGCGAATCTACCCTGAACCGCATTAGCAGTTTGCTGCACTGTCCCCTCAATCAGAGCAGGATTCGGCAGCTGGTTCTAGAAGAAACGGTCAGAGCGCTGGAAGGGTCTGGTGGACGGCTTTATCTGGTGGCAGATCCAGGAAGCACGCCTGCCCAGCGTTACATCATAGGAGAACAGCCAACTGACCCCTTCATTGAGGAGAGTTCCGGCTGGCAGCAATTGTTTGGTTATCAGCATTCTGGGGGGGGAGAACCGATCGTGCCTCAATCGATCGGGGCAACGTGGGAGCAGGCAGGACAACTGCCCATGTCTCTGTCGATTACGCAACCGCCCGTGGAAAAAGCTGCGATTGAAAAAACAGCACGGGAAAGCCGCAGGCTGAGAAAAAGAAAGAAAAAGGGCGACAAGAGCGATAGCTGTTTTCCAGACGAGTTTGGCAATAAATTTGGTGACAGCTTTGGCGATAAATTTACTAAAGATTTTGGTGACAGCTTTAGAAGCAAAAAAGTTGATGCTGCGGGTCATCATCTTGGGCAGAAGGATTTGATCGAACAGGAAGGATTGTTGTCTGCCCATATCTTCACCGATCTGTTTGAGAATCCGCAGTTTCAGTCCCTTGCGGCTGCCTTTGAATCAACGCCCATTCGCTCTGTGCTGGTTATTTCCCTGGAAAATCATCATCAGCGGATTGGCTGGCTAACTGTTTTTCGCAATGGTTACGATACGGAAATTCTGTGGGCGGGGAAACACTGTAAGGATCGTCGCAATCAGCTTCCCCGTTTATCCTTTGAAGCATGGTGCGAACTCAAGACCGATCAGAGTTCGGCATGGCAGCCAGAGATCGTGCAGCTCGCTCAGACGATCGGCATTCATCTCTATATGGCAACGATGCAGAAATGGGTTGAAGGCTTGCTGCGCCACGAAGCGTCCCACGATCGCCTGACTCGACTTCCGAATCGGCTGTTGTTTGATGAGCAGCTTTCCCTGGCACTGGTCACGGCACGCCAGCAGGGGGAAACCCTTGCAGTGACATTTCTGGATCTCGATCGCTTCAAGACGGTGAACGATACCCTGGGACACGCGGCGGGGGATCAGCTCCTTCAGCAGGTGACGGAACGATTGCAGTCCTGTGTGCGTCAGTGCGACACAATTTCCCGCTGGGGTGGGGACGAATTTACGCTGCTGTTTCCTCACTTAGGTTCGCTGGAGGATATGAATAAGCTGGCTCAGCGGATTCTGGATGCTCTGAGTGCGCCCTTTAATCTGGAGGATCAGGAACTCTATGTCTCTGCCAGTCTGGGAATTGCGCTGTTTCCCTACGACGGTGAAGATGTGGATACGCTGCTCAAAAATGCCGATACTGCTATGTACCGCGCCAAGCAGCAGGGGCGCAATAACTATCAGCTTTACTGTCCGGAAATGAACACCCAGGCACGGGAACGTCTGGGACTGGAAACGGATCTGCGAAAGGCGATCGGCTTACTGCTACGCGACGTACCTCAGCACAGAGCGATCGCCAAAGACGAGTTTTTGCTGTACTACCAGCCCCAGATTGATATCCAGACCGGGGAAATCACCAGCATGGAGGCGCTGATTCGCTGGCAACATCCCCAGCTTGGACTGGTGCCGCCCGATCAGTTTATTCCCCTGGCGGAGGAGACGGGCTTAATTGGGGCGATCGGCAAGTGGGTGATGGAAACCGCCTGTCGGCAGCATCGGATTTGGCGTGATGCTGGACTGCCCCCCATTCGGATTGCGGTCAACCTGTCTGCCGATCAGTTTCAGCACAGCCTGGTGCAGACGATCGTGCAAATCCTTCAGGAAACCCAGGTGGAGCCGCAATATCTGGAACTGGAAATCACCGAAAGTATGGCAATGCAGAATGTCACCTTTACCATCTCCGTTCTGAAGGAGCTGCGGGATATGGGGATTCAAATTGCAATGGATGATTTTGGCACGGGCTATTCTTCGCTCAATTGCATCAAGCATCTGCCGCTGCATACCCTAAAAATCGACAGGTCTTTTGTGCAGGATCTCACCACCGATCCAAGTGATGCGGCGATCGCCAGAGCGGTCATTGCCCTGGGGCAGGGATTGAAGCTGAAGATTGTGGCGGAAGGTGTAGAAACGGCAGAACAACTCGAATTCCTCCGAGTCCTGGGTTGTGATGTGGCACAGGGCTATTTATTCAGCAAACCGCTCCCCGCCGATCAGGTCATGGATTTTGTCCTGAATCCACCCCGCTCACTACTGTGCGATCGCCCTTCTGCAAATGCTCCCACAGACCCCGACTCCACCGCTGAGCTACCTGCCATAACTCCCGCACCGACCGATCCATTTGCCGAATGCCGTAAGGTCTGTCACCATGTCCGAACGCTGGAATTAGTGCTTCAGGCATTGGAGCGCAGAAATCTGGAAGGCAAGTAG
- a CDS encoding DASH family cryptochrome produces MPSSPIILWYRNDLRLHDHEPLHRALELSRALKQSGKNGVSSIIPVYCFDPRQFGKTSYGFPKTGAFRTQFLLESLADLRNSLRSIGSDLILRMGTPETVLPEIVQTTGATAIYCSKEVTAEEVAVERAVERAVQPFNVNLQSYWGVSLYHPDDLPFEISRIPELFTNFRKEVEREATVIPPFPKPQSLPPLPAIDPGNLPHLSDLGLEEPIPDDRAVLQFKGGETEALARLHHYFWLNDHLKVYKETRNGMLGADYSTKFSPWLANGCLSPRYVYEQVQNYESQRFKNDSTYWLIFELLWRDYFRFICAKHGNKVFFASGLQGVEIPWKEDWQRFDLWREGMTGYPLVDANMRELAATGFISNRGRQNVASFLTKNLGIHWIMGAEWFESLLLDYDVCSNWGNWNYTAGVGNDARGFRFFNITKQAKDYDPQGEYVKHWLPELADLPTSKVHEPWKLLPVEQQRFNVRLGVDYPNPIVDLFKSAEENERIYNQAMGQPTFDRKSGDRKSDKSSRNSRSTQRPQSARRR; encoded by the coding sequence GTGCCTTCCTCCCCGATCATCCTCTGGTATCGCAACGACCTGCGCCTGCACGACCATGAACCGCTGCATCGTGCATTAGAGCTATCTCGCGCATTAAAACAGTCAGGCAAAAACGGTGTGTCGTCCATTATTCCGGTGTACTGCTTTGACCCCCGGCAGTTTGGCAAAACGTCCTACGGATTTCCTAAGACGGGTGCCTTTCGCACGCAGTTTTTGCTGGAAAGTCTGGCGGATCTGCGAAATTCTCTCAGGTCGATCGGCTCCGATCTGATCCTTCGCATGGGCACACCGGAAACCGTGCTGCCAGAAATCGTGCAGACCACAGGCGCAACGGCAATTTACTGTTCAAAAGAAGTCACTGCTGAGGAAGTCGCTGTCGAACGGGCAGTTGAACGGGCAGTCCAACCCTTTAACGTCAACCTGCAATCCTACTGGGGTGTATCGCTCTACCACCCGGACGATCTGCCGTTTGAAATTTCCCGCATACCGGAGCTATTTACTAATTTCCGCAAGGAAGTTGAGCGAGAGGCAACGGTCATTCCGCCCTTTCCCAAACCCCAATCCCTGCCTCCCCTGCCTGCCATTGACCCCGGCAATCTTCCCCACCTCAGCGATCTAGGCTTAGAGGAACCGATTCCAGACGATCGGGCGGTGCTGCAATTTAAGGGCGGCGAAACCGAAGCTCTGGCACGGCTGCATCACTACTTCTGGCTGAATGACCACCTGAAGGTCTACAAAGAAACGCGCAACGGAATGCTGGGAGCAGACTATTCCACCAAGTTCTCTCCCTGGCTGGCAAACGGCTGTCTCTCGCCCCGCTATGTCTACGAGCAGGTGCAGAACTACGAATCACAGCGGTTTAAAAACGATTCCACCTACTGGCTCATTTTTGAACTGCTCTGGCGCGACTATTTCCGCTTTATCTGTGCCAAACACGGCAACAAGGTTTTCTTTGCCTCCGGGCTGCAAGGGGTAGAGATTCCCTGGAAAGAGGACTGGCAGCGGTTTGACCTCTGGCGCGAAGGCATGACCGGATACCCGCTAGTGGATGCCAATATGCGCGAACTGGCAGCAACGGGATTTATCTCCAATCGCGGCAGACAGAATGTGGCAAGCTTCCTCACCAAGAATCTGGGCATTCACTGGATCATGGGCGCGGAGTGGTTTGAATCCCTGCTGCTTGACTATGACGTTTGCAGCAATTGGGGCAACTGGAACTACACCGCAGGCGTGGGCAACGATGCACGCGGATTTCGCTTCTTCAACATCACCAAGCAGGCAAAAGACTACGACCCCCAGGGCGAATACGTAAAACACTGGCTGCCCGAACTGGCAGACCTGCCCACCAGCAAAGTCCACGAACCCTGGAAGCTGTTACCCGTGGAGCAGCAGCGATTTAACGTGCGGTTAGGCGTGGATTACCCCAATCCGATCGTGGATTTGTTTAAGTCCGCCGAGGAAAACGAGCGAATTTACAATCAGGCAATGGGACAACCCACCTTCGATCGCAAATCGGGCGATCGCAAATCGGATAAATCATCTCGCAACAGCCGCTCTACGCAGCGACCCCAATCTGCCCGCAGGCGGTAA
- a CDS encoding peptidoglycan-binding domain-containing protein, with product MSDLLFACLTCIQASEKLTQPNSISSKTACFATADRYTLGSANPTAPKPDRCISKPEVIASLTESKFAGSRTDPQSPTPPQKSVHLASSALASHPLPEAPTRSVSPNWSNRAASNTSTSLVLQSAFLQSGSQSEAVVQLQRQLKQLGYSVGPLDGLFGSQTQSAVVAFQRSHGLAVDGIAGPETLTTLTQQPPSETAAQLIPEQARPADTVPSLETDKALENQDAIAAAKSSPEAKPGTESISAPQELGRSNFIAFVPSRSLSILGWIVLWAGGWRAIIGSALRDQQHYETEPLPAEPLTLSKAELTEPPDPAALPDTSAPTLPANPPNKTADTGLPTSGEEETVMIFAQGDQNNSYRYALLDDADGLFVMRGNELRLKRQQLVEADAIETMVTLRRTDTQGQSVEQSFSFQFQKAPQPDCAA from the coding sequence ATGTCTGACCTTCTTTTTGCCTGCCTCACCTGTATTCAAGCTTCCGAAAAGCTGACTCAACCAAATTCGATTTCCTCAAAAACTGCCTGTTTCGCCACGGCTGACCGCTATACCCTCGGTTCCGCAAACCCGACTGCTCCAAAACCCGATCGCTGCATCAGCAAGCCGGAGGTTATAGCATCCCTTACCGAATCTAAATTTGCTGGATCTAGAACAGATCCACAGTCACCTACCCCTCCTCAGAAATCAGTTCACCTAGCTTCCAGCGCCCTCGCATCCCACCCGCTCCCCGAAGCACCCACCCGATCGGTTTCTCCAAACTGGTCTAATCGTGCCGCCTCGAACACCTCCACATCCCTGGTTCTACAAAGTGCGTTTCTACAGAGTGGGAGCCAGAGCGAGGCAGTGGTTCAACTTCAGCGGCAACTAAAGCAGTTGGGTTATTCGGTCGGTCCTCTTGATGGCTTATTTGGCTCCCAGACGCAATCGGCAGTGGTAGCCTTCCAGCGATCGCACGGATTAGCAGTAGACGGCATTGCAGGACCGGAAACGCTGACAACCCTCACCCAACAACCCCCTTCCGAAACCGCCGCCCAGTTAATCCCGGAGCAAGCCCGCCCTGCGGATACAGTTCCTTCCCTGGAGACAGATAAAGCGCTAGAAAATCAGGATGCGATCGCTGCGGCTAAATCCTCCCCTGAGGCAAAACCGGGTACTGAGTCAATTTCTGCACCGCAGGAGCTTGGGCGATCGAATTTTATCGCGTTTGTTCCATCCCGATCGCTGTCGATTTTAGGCTGGATTGTCCTGTGGGCAGGAGGATGGCGGGCGATCATTGGCAGTGCCCTCCGAGATCAGCAGCACTACGAGACAGAGCCGCTTCCAGCAGAACCACTCACCCTCAGCAAAGCAGAACTGACAGAACCCCCTGACCCTGCTGCTCTACCCGATACTTCCGCCCCAACCCTTCCCGCAAACCCACCGAATAAAACTGCGGATACAGGATTGCCCACTTCGGGGGAGGAAGAAACGGTAATGATATTTGCCCAGGGCGACCAGAACAATTCCTATCGCTATGCCCTTCTGGACGATGCCGATGGTCTATTTGTAATGCGCGGCAATGAACTCCGGTTAAAGCGACAGCAACTTGTGGAGGCAGATGCGATCGAGACTATGGTAACGCTGCGCCGCACTGATACCCAGGGTCAATCCGTTGAACAATCGTTTAGCTTCCAGTTTCAAAAGGCACCCCAGCCCGACTGCGCTGCCTGA
- a CDS encoding cation diffusion facilitator family transporter — MHHHHGHRHDHPHGHHPSSRVMRSNRAFQIGILLNLGFVLVQATFGFLSNSLALVADAGHNLSDVLGLLIAWGASWLARRRPTRRYTYGFRRASIFSPLINSSVLLGVTGFIALEAVQRFLAPQPVASTTVIVVALVGIVVNGLTALLFHADRHSDVNIKGAFLHMAADALVSLGVVLSGVVIFLTGWQWVDPIASLIIGAVIALGAWSLLQEALSLALDGVPAQVSLRAIEDYLLNLPGVESIHDLHIWALSSTEPALTVHLVMLGDFAESDLLPQVNHDLHDRFGIEHSTIQIEKATSRPTCLQARCGA, encoded by the coding sequence ATGCACCATCACCACGGGCATCGTCATGACCATCCTCATGGGCATCACCCCTCCAGCCGGGTCATGCGATCGAATCGTGCATTTCAGATTGGGATTTTGCTGAATCTGGGGTTTGTGCTGGTGCAGGCGACCTTTGGTTTCCTCTCGAACTCGCTCGCTCTGGTGGCGGATGCGGGACATAATTTGAGCGATGTGCTGGGGTTGCTAATTGCCTGGGGTGCAAGCTGGCTGGCTCGGCGGCGTCCAACTCGGCGCTATACCTATGGGTTTCGCAGAGCATCAATTTTTTCGCCCCTCATTAACTCCAGTGTGCTGCTGGGTGTCACCGGGTTTATTGCGCTGGAGGCAGTTCAACGCTTTCTTGCGCCCCAGCCCGTTGCGAGTACGACGGTGATTGTAGTTGCCCTGGTTGGCATTGTGGTCAATGGGTTAACTGCGCTGCTGTTTCATGCAGATCGCCATAGCGATGTCAATATTAAGGGAGCGTTCTTGCACATGGCAGCGGATGCCCTCGTTTCTCTGGGTGTCGTGCTAAGCGGGGTAGTGATTTTCCTGACGGGGTGGCAGTGGGTTGACCCGATCGCCAGCTTAATCATTGGTGCGGTGATTGCCCTGGGTGCCTGGAGCTTGCTGCAAGAGGCATTGAGCCTGGCACTGGATGGGGTTCCAGCTCAGGTCAGTCTGCGGGCGATCGAGGATTATCTGCTAAATTTGCCGGGGGTAGAATCGATTCACGATCTGCACATCTGGGCGCTCAGCTCAACGGAACCGGCGCTTACCGTACATCTGGTGATGCTGGGAGACTTTGCCGAATCCGATCTTCTGCCCCAGGTTAATCACGATTTGCACGATCGATTTGGCATTGAACACAGCACGATTCAGATCGAGAAGGCTACTTCCCGACCAACCTGTTTGCAGGCAAGGTGCGGAGCCTAG
- a CDS encoding superoxide dismutase — MAFELPTLPYSFDALEPYIDAQTMQIHHDLHHGAYVKNLNAALESQSDLQNKNIEELIRDLNTLPESVRTAVRNNGGGHLNHTIFWTLMAPNAGGEPTGAIAEAINDNFGNFETFKERFNDSGAKRFGSGFVWLVRSRDGKLEIVSTPNQDNPLTDGHYSILGNDVWEHAYYLKYQNRRPEYLKQWWNTVNWEEVNRRFAQSTR, encoded by the coding sequence ATGGCATTTGAACTTCCCACCCTGCCCTACAGCTTTGACGCGCTCGAACCCTACATCGACGCACAGACCATGCAGATCCACCACGACCTGCACCACGGCGCATATGTTAAAAACCTGAACGCTGCGCTGGAGTCCCAGTCTGATCTGCAAAACAAGAACATAGAGGAACTGATTCGCGACCTGAACACTCTACCCGAATCCGTCCGGACTGCCGTTCGTAACAATGGCGGCGGACACCTCAACCACACAATTTTCTGGACGCTGATGGCTCCTAATGCAGGCGGTGAACCCACGGGGGCGATTGCAGAAGCCATTAACGACAACTTCGGCAACTTTGAAACCTTTAAAGAGCGATTCAACGATTCCGGCGCGAAGCGATTTGGTAGCGGCTTTGTCTGGCTGGTACGCTCCCGCGATGGCAAGCTTGAGATCGTTAGCACCCCTAACCAGGACAACCCCCTCACCGACGGACATTACTCGATCCTGGGCAACGACGTTTGGGAACACGCCTACTACCTCAAGTATCAGAACCGCCGCCCCGAATACCTCAAGCAGTGGTGGAATACGGTGAACTGGGAAGAAGTGAATCGTCGTTTCGCCCAATCGACCCGATAA
- a CDS encoding helix-turn-helix transcriptional regulator: protein MTEILESDKLKVKHQILHLLKLHGPQTAAALAAQLQVSAMAVRQHLQTLQADHLVTYQEERRPVGRPIKQWQLTEKAAKRFPDNHAELLVNVLQGVEQLFGQDGLEALLAKRTQQQIGTYEAQLATAEAQEELQNQWQEKVKTIAQIRSQEGYMAEVVQESEQALLLIENHCAIHAAAKTCSQVCASELEVFSALLGEDIKIERVEHLIAGDRRCAYRIAAAKSANSTQEES, encoded by the coding sequence ATGACCGAAATACTGGAAAGCGACAAGCTTAAAGTTAAACATCAAATTCTGCATCTGCTCAAACTGCACGGACCTCAAACCGCCGCTGCTCTGGCGGCTCAGCTTCAAGTCTCCGCAATGGCAGTTCGGCAGCATCTCCAGACGTTGCAGGCAGACCATCTCGTAACCTACCAGGAAGAGCGCCGTCCGGTGGGTCGTCCGATCAAGCAGTGGCAGTTGACCGAAAAAGCAGCCAAACGCTTTCCCGATAATCACGCAGAGCTACTAGTAAACGTTCTGCAAGGGGTAGAGCAGCTATTTGGACAGGATGGGCTGGAGGCTCTGCTTGCCAAACGCACTCAGCAGCAAATTGGCACCTACGAAGCGCAGCTTGCAACCGCAGAAGCCCAGGAGGAATTGCAAAATCAGTGGCAGGAAAAGGTAAAAACGATCGCCCAGATTCGATCGCAGGAAGGCTACATGGCAGAAGTCGTCCAGGAATCGGAACAGGCTCTGCTGCTAATCGAAAATCACTGTGCCATTCATGCCGCCGCCAAAACGTGCAGCCAGGTCTGCGCTTCGGAACTGGAAGTATTCTCAGCCCTTTTGGGAGAAGACATCAAAATTGAGCGAGTCGAACATTTAATTGCAGGCGATCGACGCTGTGCCTATCGCATTGCCGCAGCCAAGTCAGCCAATTCCACTCAGGAAGAATCTTGA
- the groES gene encoding co-chaperone GroES yields the protein MAAVSLSVSTVKPLGDRVFVKVSASEEKTAGGIYLPDTAKEKPQVGEIAAVGPGRRSEDGSRQEPEVKVGDKVLYSKYAGTDIKLGNEEYVLLSEKDILAIVA from the coding sequence ATGGCAGCAGTATCTCTGAGCGTTAGTACCGTCAAGCCTCTGGGCGATCGTGTGTTTGTCAAGGTCAGCGCGTCGGAAGAGAAGACCGCTGGTGGAATCTATCTGCCCGATACGGCAAAAGAAAAGCCCCAGGTTGGCGAAATTGCCGCTGTGGGTCCCGGCAGACGCAGCGAAGACGGTAGCCGTCAAGAGCCGGAAGTGAAAGTGGGCGACAAAGTGCTGTATTCCAAGTACGCCGGAACCGACATCAAGCTGGGCAACGAAGAGTACGTCCTGCTGTCTGAGAAAGACATTCTGGCGATCGTTGCGTAA
- the groL gene encoding chaperonin GroEL (60 kDa chaperone family; promotes refolding of misfolded polypeptides especially under stressful conditions; forms two stacked rings of heptamers to form a barrel-shaped 14mer; ends can be capped by GroES; misfolded proteins enter the barrel where they are refolded when GroES binds): MAKRIIYNENARRALEKGMDILAEAVAVTLGPKGRNVVLEKKFGAPQIVNDGVTIAKEIELEDHVENTGVSLIRQAASKTNDAAGDGTTTATVLAHAVVKEGLRNVAAGANAISLKRGIDKATGFLVSKIAEHARQVEDSKAIAQVGSISAGNDDEVGSMIAEAMEKVGREGVISLEEGKSMTTELEVTEGMRFDKGYISPYFATDTERMEAVLDEPFILITDKKITLVQDLVPVLEQVARSGRPLLILAEDIEKEALATLVVNRLRGVLNVAAVKAPGFGDRRKAMLEDIAVLTGGQVITEDAGLKLDNVKIDMLGKARRLTITKDTTTIVAEGNEQAVQARCEQIRRQMEETESSYDKEKLQERLAKLSGGVAVIKVGAATETEMKDRKLRLEDAINATKAAVEEGIVPGGGTTLAHLSPALEEWANGNLTGEELTGALIVARALAAPLKRIAENAGQNGAVIAERVKEKDFNVGYDAARGEFVDMFEAGIVDPAKVTRSALQNAASIAGMVLTTECIVVDKPEPKEAAPAGAGMGGGDFDY; this comes from the coding sequence ATGGCTAAGCGCATCATTTACAACGAAAATGCTCGTCGTGCCCTGGAAAAGGGAATGGACATTCTGGCTGAGGCAGTTGCCGTAACGCTGGGTCCGAAGGGTCGCAACGTGGTACTGGAGAAGAAGTTCGGCGCACCTCAGATCGTGAACGACGGTGTGACGATCGCAAAGGAAATCGAACTGGAAGATCACGTTGAGAACACGGGCGTTTCCCTGATTCGTCAAGCAGCTTCTAAGACCAACGACGCAGCAGGCGACGGCACCACCACTGCAACCGTGCTGGCTCACGCAGTTGTAAAAGAAGGTCTGCGGAACGTGGCAGCAGGCGCAAACGCTATCTCTCTGAAGCGCGGTATCGACAAGGCAACGGGCTTCCTGGTGAGCAAGATTGCTGAGCACGCTCGTCAAGTAGAAGATTCCAAGGCGATCGCGCAGGTGGGTTCCATCTCTGCCGGTAACGACGACGAAGTTGGCTCCATGATTGCCGAGGCAATGGAGAAAGTGGGTCGCGAAGGCGTGATCTCGCTGGAAGAAGGCAAGTCCATGACGACCGAACTGGAAGTCACCGAAGGGATGCGCTTCGACAAGGGCTATATCTCTCCCTACTTCGCCACCGACACCGAGCGGATGGAAGCTGTCCTGGATGAGCCGTTCATCCTGATCACCGACAAGAAAATCACCCTGGTTCAAGATCTCGTGCCCGTGCTGGAGCAGGTGGCTCGTTCCGGTCGTCCGCTGCTGATCCTGGCAGAAGACATCGAGAAAGAAGCGCTGGCTACCCTGGTAGTGAACCGTCTGCGGGGCGTGCTGAACGTGGCTGCTGTCAAGGCTCCTGGCTTTGGCGATCGCCGGAAAGCAATGCTGGAAGATATCGCAGTTCTCACCGGCGGTCAGGTGATCACCGAAGATGCGGGTCTGAAGCTCGACAACGTCAAGATCGATATGCTGGGCAAGGCGCGTCGCCTCACGATCACCAAAGACACCACCACGATCGTCGCTGAGGGCAACGAACAGGCAGTTCAGGCTCGCTGCGAGCAGATCCGTCGTCAGATGGAAGAAACCGAGTCCTCTTACGACAAAGAGAAGCTGCAAGAGCGTCTGGCGAAGCTGTCCGGCGGTGTGGCTGTAATCAAAGTCGGTGCGGCAACCGAAACCGAAATGAAGGATCGCAAGCTGCGCCTGGAAGACGCCATCAACGCAACCAAAGCAGCCGTTGAAGAGGGCATCGTTCCCGGTGGCGGTACCACCCTGGCTCATCTGTCTCCGGCGCTGGAAGAGTGGGCAAATGGCAACCTGACGGGGGAAGAACTGACGGGTGCCCTGATCGTAGCGCGTGCCCTGGCAGCTCCCCTGAAGCGGATTGCTGAGAACGCCGGTCAGAATGGTGCGGTCATCGCTGAGCGTGTGAAAGAGAAAGACTTCAACGTTGGCTATGATGCAGCTCGCGGCGAATTCGTCGATATGTTTGAGGCTGGCATTGTTGACCCCGCCAAAGTAACCCGTTCCGCCCTGCAAAACGCGGCTTCGATCGCTGGCATGGTGCTGACCACCGAGTGCATCGTGGTTGACAAGCCCGAACCGAAGGAAGCAGCTCCCGCAGGCGCAGGCATGGGCGGCGGTGACTTCGACTACTAA